A portion of the Geoalkalibacter sp. genome contains these proteins:
- a CDS encoding YajD family HNH nuclease, whose amino-acid sequence MNRRPRPGQPRAVPRKSQEEIDALVRRMRGEEESRETYREKSLKLHGWICAKCGREFERDTLHLLTVHHKDGNHHNNPPNGSNWENLCAYCHDDEHSRSLLGDYLSGKK is encoded by the coding sequence ATGAACCGACGTCCACGCCCCGGCCAGCCCCGCGCGGTGCCGCGCAAGAGTCAGGAAGAAATCGACGCCCTGGTGCGCCGCATGCGCGGCGAGGAGGAGAGCCGCGAGACCTACCGCGAGAAATCCCTGAAGCTGCACGGCTGGATCTGCGCCAAATGCGGCCGCGAATTCGAGCGCGACACCCTGCATCTGCTCACCGTCCACCACAAGGACGGCAATCACCACAACAACCCCCCCAACGGCAGCAACTGGGAAAATCTCTGCGCCTACTGCCACGACGACGAGCACAGCCGCAGCCTGCTCGGCGATTACCTCAGCGGCAAGAAGTAG
- a CDS encoding DUF362 domain-containing protein — translation MPARVFFTDLRAGHRRNLHDKLEQLARLAGIETLVARGDLTAVKLHFGEKGGHAYIRPTFVRRIVDLLKKQGAKPFLTDSCTLYPGQRKEAVSALTCGIENGFAYAVAGAPLILCDGLRGQSARRVPVAGELLRSVDIGQEILEADNLVTLSHFKCHELTGFGGALKNLGMGCSSRAGKLEQHSNVAPEVAAQFCTACADCFKSCAHGAIAFIKGKARIDPSLCVGCGRCIAVCEEQAIKIQWNEEAPKVMKKMAEYAKGALHGKEGRALFINFVTQISPQCDCYGHTDAPIVADLGILASTDPVAVDQACADLVNAAPGLPGTALQSGHEPGGDKFRGVHPEIDWEITLEHAEKIGLGTRSYELVKIEE, via the coding sequence ATGCCCGCCCGGGTCTTTTTCACCGATCTTCGCGCCGGCCATCGCCGCAATCTCCACGACAAACTCGAACAGCTCGCCCGCCTTGCCGGGATTGAAACACTGGTTGCCCGCGGCGATCTGACCGCCGTCAAGCTGCACTTCGGCGAAAAAGGCGGCCATGCCTATATCCGTCCGACCTTCGTGCGACGCATCGTCGATCTCCTCAAGAAACAGGGCGCCAAGCCCTTTCTCACCGATTCCTGCACCCTCTATCCGGGCCAGCGCAAGGAAGCGGTCTCGGCGCTGACCTGCGGCATCGAGAACGGCTTTGCCTACGCCGTGGCGGGCGCGCCCCTCATTCTGTGCGACGGACTGCGCGGCCAGTCGGCGCGGCGCGTGCCCGTCGCGGGAGAACTGCTGCGCAGCGTCGACATCGGTCAGGAGATCCTCGAAGCCGACAACCTCGTCACCCTCAGCCACTTCAAATGCCACGAACTCACCGGCTTCGGCGGCGCCTTGAAGAATCTCGGCATGGGCTGCTCCAGCCGCGCCGGAAAGCTCGAACAGCACTCCAACGTCGCGCCCGAGGTCGCCGCGCAGTTCTGCACCGCCTGCGCCGACTGCTTCAAATCCTGCGCCCACGGCGCCATTGCCTTCATCAAGGGCAAGGCGCGCATCGATCCCAGCCTGTGCGTGGGCTGCGGGCGCTGCATCGCGGTGTGCGAGGAGCAGGCGATCAAGATCCAGTGGAACGAGGAAGCGCCCAAGGTCATGAAAAAAATGGCCGAATACGCCAAGGGCGCCCTGCACGGCAAGGAGGGGCGCGCGCTCTTCATCAACTTCGTCACCCAGATCAGTCCCCAGTGCGACTGCTACGGCCACACCGACGCGCCCATCGTCGCCGATCTGGGCATCCTGGCGTCAACGGATCCCGTGGCCGTCGACCAAGCCTGCGCCGATCTGGTCAACGCCGCGCCCGGCCTGCCCGGTACCGCCCTGCAGAGCGGGCATGAACCGGGCGGCGACAAGTTTCGCGGCGTGCACCCCGAGATCGACTGGGAGATCACCCTGGAGCACGCCGAAAAAATCGGCCTGGGGACCAGGAGCTATGAACTGGTGAAGATCGAGGAGTGA
- a CDS encoding type II toxin-antitoxin system VapC family toxin codes for MKRVLLDTSAYSLLMRGGAEVAKLLDAADEVFVPVVMIGELLAGFKKGRQEQRNRQILEDFLAVPRVGILSVDDETAERYAVIQDYLRRRGMPIPTNDLWIAACAMQHGLILITGDGHFLNVPQVVTELVPAR; via the coding sequence ATGAAGCGGGTATTGTTGGATACCTCGGCCTATTCTCTTCTTATGCGCGGGGGGGCTGAGGTCGCAAAGCTTCTTGATGCGGCCGACGAGGTTTTCGTGCCGGTTGTGATGATCGGCGAATTGCTCGCCGGATTCAAGAAGGGCCGTCAGGAGCAACGCAATCGCCAAATCCTTGAGGATTTTCTTGCGGTGCCGCGCGTTGGGATTCTGTCCGTGGATGATGAAACCGCCGAGCGCTACGCGGTAATTCAAGATTATCTGCGGCGGCGGGGGATGCCCATCCCCACCAATGATCTATGGATAGCGGCCTGTGCCATGCAGCACGGTTTGATCTTGATTACGGGCGACGGCCATTTTCTCAATGTGCCCCAGGTCGTGACGGAGCTTGTGCCGGCGAGGTAG
- a CDS encoding AAA family ATPase yields MAKPRKTRSPVYVRLSEKRIRQIEALVDGWGFETRLFVLRRLRQYYPSRGPIDLLRAWLRRTLKPGERSFQNLRDPELLSDLRHRFELAGSGDAAAAWNRILSRELDWHDYHYLKYLLEKQTSDIFVPQAFLDTFNKIYRAHILKEYTEDPKVPRAPLVLVIGSSGSGKSATVKQAVEEAIFSSEVRPKVDLVAKKEEVMAEQPFWRSLMDVDPDLAARIERRRKVEQLRLLSRLPLIKYFFRERISQALSSLHEEGVLVDYAMVTPNDYQTAWAGEPGNYLRKAMGDPRRTCIRHLEEAHSAFGRPDQMSTVKGQQATLVDAANIIIDEIVYGRRDCLLIATTDQPEQFDPAIYRRIVERGLVIDVNEFWDEPSNLREVVRMELRRKNFTFGEGGGERCLSEAVLERTVRKLPPIFRERSLRITPAYVRRLIDSIIGLKGDFHAEYLDDSLLVRDALKSVARNVYGNLYNKVVGQMDRGVPWKEYIGAIKNEFSEMANNCLYYNVSEEKGLVLTGPPGSGKTFMVRAWLGDNRDVQDLVVNLNDLSDPINPLDGMVENLERVYDIAKMLSPAMVFFDEGDAVAPRRSPQGGSPYDKVTNKFLSIIDGESPLNRVFTVLTTNRLDILDPALIRSKRLKVLNVTGHMRDEDALGIIRKELRDIPLENALSMDEVVRVARGLCETPADFTAFAEKVRSLRATEVEVLGKLMGALQGTAEERARFVRFNFKILQGLLDGAGAEQTLMHRVRQSEDGLLENLDEVAAHLRRINEAGLFPITRWHLQAARHQLAASPMRKGKQQLDEFLETELSREPQVGFVVGVGANDTSGVLLPIASSLVYRVFPEKIVVTGAVSTSAPGGAELEMAVQMTHQSAREALTLVENYLQSLCPDINVARLLGEYLDGYSLHHQLLSASYSVGGPSAGFALAINTLSTLLFVPVLNDFGITGAPWIKGAQQGEVGASVIIGGHRKKAEKVLQYLPRMFMPMQNYKDLEPELLEAYRIEGRDIRGVRSFSALVPEVFYFGEEDNRELCDFLRQRLDLDLREGQGELVSAWRTKIDLREAALRRKAEAFLRKRVEIVRRYVEQAEGRNLVSLESIFREEEETEGPLREVTH; encoded by the coding sequence ATGGCCAAACCGCGCAAAACCCGCAGCCCGGTCTACGTCCGGCTCTCCGAGAAGCGGATAAGGCAGATTGAAGCGCTGGTCGACGGCTGGGGTTTTGAAACCCGGCTGTTCGTGCTGCGCCGCCTGCGCCAGTATTACCCCTCGCGCGGACCCATCGATCTGCTGCGCGCCTGGCTGCGCCGCACCCTCAAGCCCGGCGAGCGCAGTTTCCAGAACCTGCGCGATCCCGAGCTGCTGAGCGATCTGCGCCATCGCTTCGAACTGGCCGGTTCGGGCGATGCGGCGGCCGCCTGGAACCGGATTCTCTCCCGCGAGCTCGACTGGCACGATTACCACTATCTCAAGTATCTGCTGGAGAAGCAGACCTCGGACATCTTCGTGCCCCAGGCGTTTCTCGACACCTTCAACAAGATCTACCGCGCCCATATCCTCAAGGAATACACCGAAGACCCCAAGGTGCCGCGCGCGCCCCTGGTGCTGGTGATCGGCTCCTCGGGCAGCGGCAAGAGCGCCACCGTGAAGCAGGCGGTGGAGGAGGCGATTTTTTCCTCGGAAGTGCGGCCCAAGGTCGACCTCGTGGCGAAAAAGGAAGAGGTCATGGCCGAGCAGCCCTTCTGGCGCAGCCTCATGGACGTGGATCCCGATCTGGCGGCGCGCATCGAGCGACGGCGCAAGGTCGAGCAGCTGCGCCTGCTCTCGCGCCTGCCCCTCATCAAGTATTTTTTCCGCGAGCGCATCAGCCAGGCCCTCTCCAGCCTGCACGAGGAGGGCGTGCTGGTGGATTACGCCATGGTCACGCCCAACGACTATCAGACCGCCTGGGCGGGCGAGCCCGGCAACTACCTGCGCAAGGCCATGGGCGATCCGCGCCGCACCTGCATCCGCCATCTCGAGGAAGCCCATTCGGCCTTCGGCCGGCCCGATCAGATGAGCACCGTCAAGGGGCAGCAGGCGACCCTGGTGGATGCGGCCAACATCATTATCGACGAAATCGTCTACGGGCGACGCGACTGTCTGCTCATCGCCACCACCGACCAGCCCGAGCAGTTCGACCCGGCCATCTACCGGCGCATCGTCGAGCGCGGCCTGGTGATCGACGTGAACGAATTCTGGGATGAGCCGAGCAACCTGCGCGAGGTGGTGCGCATGGAGCTGCGCCGCAAGAATTTCACCTTCGGCGAAGGCGGCGGCGAGCGTTGCCTGAGCGAGGCGGTGCTCGAGCGCACGGTGCGCAAGCTGCCGCCCATTTTCCGCGAGCGCAGCCTGCGCATCACCCCGGCCTACGTGCGGCGCCTGATTGATTCCATCATCGGCCTCAAGGGCGATTTCCACGCCGAATACCTCGATGATTCGCTGCTGGTGCGCGACGCCCTCAAGTCCGTGGCGCGCAACGTCTACGGCAATCTGTACAACAAGGTGGTGGGGCAGATGGATCGCGGCGTGCCCTGGAAGGAGTACATCGGCGCCATCAAGAACGAGTTCTCCGAGATGGCCAACAACTGCCTCTACTACAACGTCAGCGAGGAAAAGGGCCTGGTGCTCACCGGCCCGCCGGGGTCGGGCAAGACCTTCATGGTGCGCGCCTGGCTCGGCGACAATCGCGACGTGCAGGATCTGGTGGTCAATCTCAACGACCTCAGCGACCCCATCAACCCCCTGGACGGCATGGTCGAGAACCTGGAGCGGGTCTACGACATCGCCAAGATGCTCTCGCCCGCCATGGTCTTCTTCGACGAGGGCGACGCCGTGGCGCCGCGCCGCTCGCCCCAGGGGGGCAGCCCCTACGACAAGGTGACCAACAAGTTTCTCTCCATCATCGACGGCGAATCGCCCCTCAACCGGGTGTTCACGGTGCTCACCACCAACCGCCTGGACATCCTCGATCCGGCCCTGATCCGCTCCAAGCGCCTCAAGGTGCTCAACGTCACCGGCCACATGCGCGATGAGGACGCCCTGGGCATCATCCGCAAGGAACTGCGCGACATCCCCCTGGAAAACGCCCTGTCCATGGACGAGGTGGTGCGGGTGGCGCGCGGTCTGTGCGAGACTCCGGCCGATTTCACCGCCTTCGCGGAGAAGGTGCGCAGCCTGCGCGCCACCGAGGTCGAGGTGCTGGGCAAGCTGATGGGCGCCCTGCAGGGAACGGCCGAGGAGCGGGCGCGTTTCGTGCGCTTCAACTTCAAGATTCTGCAGGGGCTTCTCGACGGCGCCGGCGCCGAGCAGACCCTCATGCATCGGGTGCGGCAGAGCGAGGACGGGCTGCTGGAGAACCTCGACGAGGTGGCCGCCCATCTGCGCCGCATCAACGAGGCCGGGCTGTTTCCCATCACCCGCTGGCACCTGCAGGCCGCCCGCCATCAACTCGCGGCCAGCCCCATGCGCAAGGGCAAGCAGCAGCTCGATGAGTTTCTCGAAACGGAACTCTCCCGCGAGCCCCAGGTCGGCTTCGTCGTCGGCGTGGGGGCCAACGACACCAGCGGCGTGCTGCTGCCCATCGCCTCAAGCCTGGTGTATCGCGTCTTCCCCGAAAAGATCGTGGTGACCGGCGCGGTGAGCACCTCGGCGCCGGGCGGCGCCGAACTGGAAATGGCGGTGCAGATGACGCACCAGAGCGCCCGCGAGGCCCTGACCCTGGTGGAAAACTATCTGCAGTCCCTGTGTCCGGACATCAACGTCGCGCGGCTGCTCGGCGAATACCTCGACGGCTACAGCCTGCACCATCAACTGCTTTCGGCCTCCTACAGCGTGGGCGGGCCCTCGGCGGGCTTCGCCCTGGCCATCAACACCCTCTCCACCCTGCTGTTCGTGCCGGTGCTCAATGATTTCGGCATCACCGGAGCGCCCTGGATCAAGGGAGCGCAGCAGGGCGAGGTGGGCGCCTCGGTGATCATCGGCGGCCATCGCAAGAAGGCCGAGAAGGTGCTGCAATACCTGCCGCGCATGTTCATGCCCATGCAGAATTACAAGGATCTCGAGCCCGAACTGCTCGAAGCCTACCGCATCGAGGGGCGCGACATTCGCGGCGTGCGCAGTTTCTCGGCGCTGGTGCCCGAGGTGTTTTATTTCGGTGAGGAAGATAACCGTGAGCTCTGTGATTTTCTCAGGCAGCGCCTTGATCTTGATCTGCGCGAAGGGCAGGGGGAGCTGGTCTCGGCCTGGCGCACGAAGATCGATCTGCGCGAGGCCGCCCTGCGGCGCAAGGCGGAAGCCTTTCTGCGCAAGCGCGTCGAGATCGTGCGCCGCTATGTGGAACAGGCCGAGGGGCGCAATCTGGTGAGCCTGGAGAGCATTTTTCGCGAGGAAGAGGAAACCGAAGGCCCGTTGCGCGAAGTGACCCATTGA
- a CDS encoding SPFH domain-containing protein has product MEPAQTYSFLQRARVRGLIKKAILLLLIGALLYTTVAMVYATKTIYKVRRNYAVILEALGGERKVVEEVGWHARLPLFTRIELEVPLMNQQLFLGGQQEPQRIMSLGNVALWTSAMMTYRISDLERWGIENRQPLVLLQADFDGIVKDVMQSKSVDALISEREEIKDIIFEALKNRPINVGGPNLESKYGIEVVSFVLRDTRFGDRLAEASEEKKRRELIAEAENYAAALEASRTRTLYAAYSDSIREFREALGLGPASDPYLFEFLNQQKWATAYEKNPQGQNTFVLNNSSGTPPVALPAPPFGPSPTRREATEDGQTAQNPQPGLRPALREADKAD; this is encoded by the coding sequence GTGGAACCAGCCCAGACCTACAGCTTCCTGCAACGGGCCCGGGTGCGGGGGCTGATCAAGAAAGCCATCCTGCTGCTGCTCATCGGCGCGCTGCTCTACACCACGGTGGCCATGGTCTACGCCACCAAGACCATCTACAAGGTGCGGCGCAATTACGCGGTGATCCTTGAGGCTTTGGGCGGCGAGCGCAAGGTGGTGGAGGAGGTCGGCTGGCATGCGCGCCTGCCGCTGTTCACGCGCATCGAGCTGGAAGTGCCGCTCATGAACCAGCAGTTGTTCCTCGGCGGCCAGCAGGAACCGCAGCGCATCATGTCCCTGGGCAACGTGGCCTTGTGGACCAGCGCCATGATGACCTACCGCATCAGCGATCTGGAGCGCTGGGGCATCGAGAACCGCCAGCCCCTGGTGCTGCTGCAGGCCGATTTCGACGGCATCGTCAAGGATGTGATGCAGAGCAAGTCGGTGGATGCCTTGATTTCCGAGCGCGAGGAGATCAAGGACATCATCTTCGAGGCGCTCAAGAACCGCCCCATCAACGTCGGCGGACCCAATCTGGAGAGCAAATACGGCATCGAGGTGGTGTCCTTCGTGCTGCGCGACACTCGGTTCGGCGATCGGCTCGCCGAGGCGAGCGAGGAGAAGAAGCGCCGCGAGCTCATCGCCGAGGCGGAAAACTACGCCGCCGCCCTGGAGGCGAGCCGCACCCGCACCCTCTATGCCGCCTACAGCGATTCCATCCGCGAATTCCGCGAGGCCCTGGGCCTGGGCCCGGCCAGCGATCCCTATCTGTTCGAGTTTCTCAACCAGCAAAAGTGGGCGACGGCCTACGAGAAAAACCCCCAGGGGCAGAACACCTTCGTGCTGAACAACAGCTCCGGCACGCCGCCCGTGGCGCTGCCGGCGCCGCCCTTCGGCCCGTCGCCGACCCGCAGAGAGGCAACCGAGGATGGCCAAACCGCGCAAAACCCGCAGCCCGGTCTACGTCCGGCTCTCCGAGAAGCGGATAAGGCAGATTGA
- a CDS encoding cytochrome c biogenesis protein ResB: MKLFERLTSVRLTLFLLLGLALAAVFGTFNVPAPGRYEVYFQSPWFRLALGLLALNMAACTLKTLRRNRNERQAFCERLAAGGVAREQALGAELEVESLISALRVAGYRLHRCGEQLLAEKGRAGRWGSTVVHLSVLAVMAGALGTSLGFVGTLNIYVDHSSATYFDWKTQADQELGFTFRLDDFTAEYYPIDLRITAYEPETRRELRTWTTREGEFIEFAEAGLGARVLSFDPHLRILVLELFRGAQSLGEYRASAGAKTFWEGTDAGVVFMPTGFRDPVLKQTRSRVTLLKDGEIVAQDEISINHPLVYQGIAIYQTAFDRDAYGFWYAGFQFSRDPGKPLVWAGSITLMLGLLLAFLLPYRVLGLTQRDGVWHLAAIRGFSGEEGERMFARLVENVAKSG; the protein is encoded by the coding sequence ATGAAGCTCTTCGAACGTCTCACCTCCGTGCGCCTCACCCTGTTTCTACTGCTGGGGCTGGCGCTGGCGGCGGTGTTCGGCACCTTCAACGTTCCGGCGCCGGGGCGCTACGAGGTCTATTTCCAGAGCCCCTGGTTTCGCCTGGCTTTAGGGCTTTTGGCCCTCAACATGGCGGCCTGCACCCTCAAAACCCTGCGCCGCAACCGAAACGAGCGCCAGGCGTTTTGCGAGCGTCTTGCGGCGGGCGGCGTCGCGCGGGAGCAGGCTCTTGGCGCGGAGTTGGAGGTCGAATCCCTGATTTCGGCCCTGCGGGTGGCGGGCTATCGCCTGCACCGGTGCGGCGAGCAGTTGCTCGCCGAAAAGGGCCGCGCCGGGCGCTGGGGTTCGACGGTGGTGCATCTGTCGGTGCTTGCGGTCATGGCCGGAGCCCTGGGCACCAGCCTCGGCTTCGTCGGCACCCTCAACATCTACGTCGATCACAGCTCGGCGACCTATTTCGACTGGAAAACCCAGGCCGATCAAGAACTCGGCTTCACCTTTCGCCTCGATGACTTCACGGCCGAGTATTATCCCATCGACCTGCGAATCACCGCCTACGAACCCGAGACCCGCCGTGAGCTGCGCACTTGGACCACCCGCGAGGGCGAGTTCATCGAGTTCGCCGAAGCCGGGCTCGGCGCGCGCGTGCTGAGCTTTGATCCGCACCTGCGAATCCTTGTGCTCGAACTCTTTCGCGGCGCGCAATCCCTGGGCGAATACCGCGCCTCGGCGGGCGCCAAGACCTTCTGGGAGGGGACGGACGCGGGCGTGGTGTTCATGCCCACCGGCTTTCGCGATCCGGTGCTCAAGCAGACGCGCAGCCGGGTGACGCTGCTGAAAGACGGCGAGATCGTCGCCCAGGACGAGATTTCCATCAACCATCCCCTGGTTTACCAGGGCATCGCCATCTACCAGACCGCCTTCGACCGCGACGCCTACGGCTTCTGGTACGCGGGTTTCCAGTTCTCGCGCGATCCCGGCAAACCCCTGGTGTGGGCGGGCTCCATCACCCTCATGCTCGGTCTGCTGCTCGCATTCCTGCTGCCTTATCGGGTCCTCGGTCTGACGCAGCGCGACGGCGTCTGGCATCTGGCGGCGATTCGCGGTTTTTCGGGGGAGGAAGGGGAGAGGATGTTCGCGCGGTTGGTGGAAAACGTGGCGAAGAGCGGGTAA